A genomic stretch from Phocoena phocoena chromosome 9, mPhoPho1.1, whole genome shotgun sequence includes:
- the LOC136128351 gene encoding large ribosomal subunit protein eL43-like has protein sequence MAKCTKKVRMVGKYGTHYGASLRKMVKTIEISQHAKYTCSFCGKTKMKRQAVGILHCGSRMKTVAGGAWTYDTTSAATVKSAIRRRKELKDQ, from the coding sequence ATGGCTAAATGCACCAAGAAGGTCAGAATGGTGGGTAAATACGGGACCCATTATGGTGCCTCCCTCCGGAAAATGGTGAAGACAATTGAAATCAGCCAGCACGCCAAGTACACTTGCTCCTTCTGTGGCAAAACCAAGATGAAGAGACAAGCTGTGGGCATTTTGCACTGTGGTTCCCGCATGAAAACGGTAGCTGGTGGTGCCTGGACCTACGACACCACTTCTGCCGCCACAGTAAAGTCAGCCATCAGAAGACGGAAGGAACTGAAGGACCAGTAG